The Burkholderia mayonis DNA window CGGTGGTGGATGGGGTCGGGCAACACGCAACTGCTCGATCGCGTGTCGTGCAGCATTCTGGTCGCGTGCTCGTCGCCGGCGGAGCAGAAGGCTGAAAGCGCGAAGGACGCAACGGCGGCGACGGCCGGACGCTGACTACGCCACCGACACACATCGGCGCATGGCGCTACGGAGCGTATATCGACCGCGCGGGGGCGCGGCCGATATTTGTCGCTTCGCTTGATCGCCGATGTCCACCATCGGGTCATTTCGCCATCGGTTAATCGGGTGACGAATCGAACCGGTTCCAGCCGATTTGCCAAGCAGCAAGGCTGACTGGTTCCGGCGGTTCGTTTCGTATCGTTTGAAATGACCGCTGAATCGCCGCCGTTTCCGCACGCATGCGCCGGGCCCGGCATTCACGCATGCTTTACGCGGCGTGCGGCCGACGGGCCGATTCAAATTCACTCGTCGTGCAAATTGACTGCCGACAATTTCCAACCGAAGAGTCCGCTGCGGCGAAAGATCGCGGCATAGCGCGCGCTGCCGTCGTCGCGGCGATACGTGACGACGAATTCGTCGAAGCGCCGGTAGGCAGCGCTCGTCTGCGGTGACGTGCCGGATGGCGAACTCGCGGCGGCGGACGGCGTACCGGATACGGGCAACGGCGCGGCTTGCGCCGCCGTTTTGCTTGCGGCAGGCGTCGCGTCGCTTGACGCGGCAACTGAATTGCCTGGGCTACCCGCCGACGCGCTCGCTGCAGACGCGACCGGCGCTGCCTGGCTCGCCGCTTGATCGGCGGGTCGATTCAACTCGGGTGGCCGTTGTCCGGATTGCGTGCGCGGCGGCAAGCCGTTCATCAGCGCGGCGACGCCGTCGGGCGTCGCGTAAGCATCGACGAGCGGGCCGACAAGCGCCGAGCCGATCAGCGCGCCGATGATTGCGAGCGGATTGTCGCGCTTTTGCGCGTCGATGCGCCGCATCAATTCGTCGGTGAGCTGCTGCTTCAGGCTGATCCGCAAAGCGGGGAAATCGACGTAGGTGCTGATCGCCTGCGCATCGCGCGCATCGATCGCCTGCTTCATCTGCCTGAGCGCGAGATAGGGCGACGCATACGCATAGACGATCGCCACCGCGGCGACGACAAGCGCGACGACGATCGAAACCGGCTTCAGGAATCGCCTTTGCGGGCGCACGGCAGAATTCAAACGGCCTCCACGACGAGACGGACGAACGGGCTCCGAAGATCAGAGACCTTGTTGCGTCAGTGAATGTTCCTCGGCGATGCAGCGATCGATCATCCGGCAGATCGCATCGACCGTGCCGACCATGATGAAGCGCGACGGCCCGTGATAGACACGAACCGGCGCGCGCCGCTCGGGTTCCGCGTGATGGAGCGAACCGTTCAGCGACACGCGCGCGAATGCCGGCAGTGCGGACGGCAGCAGCGACGTCTGCGCGTCGCCCTCGCTGCGCAGCTGGGCGGCGACGAGTGGCGCACACGGCGTGCGTCCGCGCAGATGGCGCAGGCGGCCGAATTGGCGGAAGGGCAGCAAGCGGGCGAGGCGTTCCATAGGGTTCTCCAGATCCAGTCGAATGGCGGGAAAGACGGGCGGTGCCGCGGGCGGGCTGCGTGGCGGTCAGAATTCGCCCGGGCGGATCAGCCCGACGGCGACGCCTTCGAGCGCGAATTCCGCGCTGCCGGCCTTCACGAAGATGTTCTCGTAATCGGGGTTCTCGGCGATCAGCTCGACGCCGCCGGGCCGGCGCATCAGGCGCTTGACCGTGACGTCGTCGCCGAGCCGCGCGACGATGATCTGGCCGTTCTTCGCCTCGGTCCGCTTCTGCACGGCGAGCAGATCGCCGTCGAGGATGCCGGCGTCGCGCATCGACAGGCCGCGCACCTTCAGCAGGTAGTCGGGCTTGCTCGAGAAGAGCGCGGGATCGCATGCGTAGTGCTGCGAGATGTGCTCCTGCGCGAGGATCGGGCTACCGGCCGCGACGCGGCCGACGAGCGGCAGCGACAGTTGCATCAGCGCCGCGTGCGGCAGCGTCAACTGGTGCGGCGAATCTTCGACGCCGATCAGGCGAATGCCGCGCGACGCGCCCGCCGCCAGCTCGATTACGCCCTTGCGCGCGAGCGCCCGCAAGTGCTCCTCGGCTGCGTTCGGCGAGCTGAAGCCGAGCTCGGCGGCGATTTCCGCGCGAGTGGGCGGAAAGCCGTCGCGCTCGATCGCGCGACGAATCAAGTCGAATACTTGCTGCTGACGGGCGGTGAGTTTGATCATGACATGACTGTATGGATAGACAGTGAGCTGTATTTTTATACAGTGTCCGGGGAAATTCAAGCGTTACTTGAAATTCGGCGCTATCACGGCGATTCCGCCGCGATCCGGCTGCGTCACAGCGCCGCTTCGGCCGCGATAGCCATCGATCGAGCAATCGTTACCACTTTTGAGTATTAAAAAATGAGGAACGATTATTTTTAATGATGAAACCTGTTCGTTAGACTGGCCCAACATCACAAACAACGACCCCTACGGAGAACAACGGATGGTCAAGCGCAACACGGGGCTGGCGGGCGGCATACGTCGTCTCATCGCATCACTCGCGCTCGGCGCGACGGCGGCGCTCGGCGCGCTCACGCCGGCGCTCGCGGACACGACGTTCCTGAACGTCTCGTACGATCCGACGCGCGAGCTCTATCAGGACGTCAATCAGGCGTTCGGCAAGGAGTGGAAGGCGAAGACGGGCGAAACGGTGAACTTCAAGCAGTCGCACGGCGGCTCGGGCGCGCAGGCGCGCTCGGTGCTCGACGGCCTTCAGGCCGACGTCGTGACGCTCGCGCTCGCGTACGACATCGACGCGCTCGCGAACAAGGGCCTCGTCAACAGGGATTGGCAGAAGCGCTTGCCGGACAACGCGTCGCCGTACACGTCGACGATCGTGTTCCTCGTGCGCAAGGGCAATCCGAAGGGAATCAAGGACTGGGACGACCTCACGAAGCCGGGCGTGTCGATCGTCACGCCTAACCCGAAGACGTCGGGCGGCGCGCGCTGGAACTACCTCGCCGCCTGGGCGTACGCGCAGCACAAGCCGGGCGGCGATGCGCAGACGGCGAAGGATTTCGTCTCGAAGCTGTACAAGAACGCGGGCGTGCTCGATTCGGGCGCGCGCGGCGCGACGACGAGCTTCGTGCAGCGCGGGATCGGCGACGTGCTGATCGCGTGGGAGAACGAGGCGTTCCTGTCGATCAAGGAATTCGGCGCCGACAAGTTCGAGATCGTCGTGCCGTCGGCGAGCATTCTCGCGGAGCCGCCCGTCGCGGTCGTCGACAAGGTGGTCGACAAGAAGGGCACGCGCAGGCTCGCGGACGCGTACCTGAACTTCCTGTACAGCAAGGAAGGGCAGGAGATCGCCGCGCGCAACTACTACCGGCCGCGCTCGAAGGACGTGCCGGCCACGCTCACGAAGCAGTTCCCGAAGCTGAAGCTGTATACGGTCGACGACACGTTCGGCGGCTGGACCCATGCGCAGAAGACGCATTTCGCCGACGGCGGCGTGTTCGATTCGATCTACAAGCCGCAATGAGCGACGGCGGGCGGCGCGCCGCGATCGGCGCGCCGTTCCGCGATACAACGACATCGGGCTGACGGACGCGGCGGCATCGCGCGTCCGTCAAGCCGTTGAACCCATGTGCATCACCCTGGAAGAGCATTCCGCATGACGACGTTCACCTTCCGCAAGCCGAGCGCGCTGCCCGGATTCGGCGTGACGCTCGGCATCACGCTGGCCTATCTGAGCCTCGTGGTGCTGATTCCGCTCGCCGCCACTTTTCTGAAGACGGCGACGCTCACCTGGGATCAGTTCGTCGCGGCGACGACGTCGCCGCGCGTGCTCGCGTCGTACCGGCTGACGTTCTCGGCCGCGTTGGGCGGCGCGCTCGTCAACGCGGTGTTCGGCTTTCTCGTCGCATGGGTGCTCGTGCGCTACGCGTTTCCGCTCAAGCGGCTCGTCGACGCGATCGTCGATTTGCCGTTCGCGCTGCCGACGTCGGTCGCGGGCATCTCGCTCGCGGCCGTCTACGCACAGAACGGCTGGATCGGCAGCTATCTCGCGCCGCTCGGCATCAAGATCGCGTTCACGCCGTTCGGCGTGCTCGTCGCGCTGACGTTCATCGGCCTGCCGTTCGTCGTGCGCACCGTGCAGCCGGTGCTCGAGGACTTCGAGCGCGAGCAGGAGGAAGCGGCCGCGTGCCTCGGCGCGTCGCGCTGGCTCACGTTCCGGCGCGTCGTGCTGCCCGCCGTGACGCCCGCGCTCCTGACGGGCTTCGCGCTCGCATTCGCGCGCGCGCTCGGCGAATACGGCTCGGTGATCTTCATCGCAGGCAACGTGCCGATGAAGTCGGAGATCACGTCGCTCCTCATCATCACGAAGCTCGAGCAGTACGACTATGCGGGCGCGACGGCGCTCGCCGTCGTGATGCTCGTCGTGTCGTTCGTGATGCTGCTCCTCATCAACACGCTGCAGTGGTATCTGCAGCGCCGCACGAGCCGCGGCGCAAGCGGCCCGGCGCCGGCGGCGCACGCGGCGACGGCCCTCGGAGGCGCGCGATGAGCCACGACGTCGTTCAGACCCGCGCCGCCGCCGCGCCCGTCGATCCGCGCCGCGCCGCCGCCGCCGACGCGAATGCGCGCGCCCGCCGCCTCGACCCCGTCAGCGAGCCGCGCGCGGTGCGCTGGCTGCTCACGGGCACGGCGCTCGTGTTTCTCGCGCTCTTTCTCGTTGTGCCGCTCGCCGCCGTGTTCTTCGAGGCGCTACGCAAGGGCTTCGATTTCTATCTCGAATCGCTCGCCGATCCGGATGCGTGGTCGGCGATCAAGCTGACGCTGATCGTCGCCGCGATCGCGGTGCCGCTCAATCTCGTGTTCGGCGTGTGCGCGTCGTGGGCGATCGCGAAGTTCGAATTCAAGGGCCGTGCGCTCCTGACGACGCTCATCGACTTGCCGTTCTCGGTGTCGCCCGTGATCTCGGGCCTCGTCTACGTGCTGCTGTTCGGTGCGCAGGGCTGGCTCGGGCCCTGGCTGCAGGCGCACGACGTGCAGATCATCTTCGCGGTGCCGGGCATCGTGCTCGCGACGATCTTCGTCACGTTCCCGTTCGTCGCGCGCGAGCTGATCCCGCTGATGCAGGCGCAGGGCTCCGACGAGGAGGAGGCCGCGCGCGTGCTCGGCGCGTCCGGCTGGCAGATCTTCCGCCGCGTGACGCTGCCGAACGTGAAGTGGGGCCTGCTGTACGGCGTGATCCTCTGCAACGCGCGCGCGATGGGCGAGTTCGGCGCGGTGTCGGTGGTGTCCGGCCACATCCGCGGCCAGACCGACACGATGCCGCTGCACGTCGAGATTCTCTACAACGAGTACAACTTCGCGGCCGCGTTCGCGGTGGCGTCGGTGCTCGCGCTCCTCGCGCTCGTCACGCTCGCGCTCAAGCTCTTCGCCGAGCGGCGGCTGTCCGCCGCACTCGCGGACGGCCGCGACGCCGCGCCCGCCGCGCATCCGAGCGCCGCCGTCACTTCGTCGATTTCGTAAAGAGGCAAACCAGATGGGCATCACCGTTCGTAACCTGCACAAGCGTTTCGGCGACTTCACCGCGCTCGACGACGTCACGCTCGACTTTCCCGCGGGCGAGCTCGTCGCGCTCCTCGGGCCGTCCGGCTGCGGCAAGACGACGCTCTTGCGCGTGATCGCGGGCCTCGAGCACGCGGATTCGGGGCAGGTCGTGCTGCAAGGGCTCGACGTCGCGTCGGTCGGCGCGCGCGAGCGGCAGGTCGGCTTCGTGTTCCAGCACTACGCGCTGTTCCGGCACATGACGGTGTTCGAGAACGTCGCGTTCGGGCTGCGCGTGAAGCCGCGCCGCGAGCGGCCGAGCGAGGCCGCGATCCGCGAGAAGGTGCACGAATTGCTGTCGCTCGTGCAGCTCGACTGGCTTGCGCAGCGCTATCCATCCGAGCTGTCGGGCGGCCAGCGGCAACGGATCGCGCTTGCGCGCGCGCTCGCCGTCGAGCCGAAGGTGCTGCTGCTCGACGAGCCGTTCGGCGCGCTCGACGCGAAGGTGCGCAAGGAACTGCGTAGCTGGCTGCGCCGGCTGCACGACGACTTGCATATCTCGACGATCTTCGTCACGCACGATCAGGAAGAGGCGCTCGAAGTGGCCGACCGGATCGTCGTGCTCGATCACGGCCGCGTCGAGCAGGTCGGCAGCCCGCAGGACGTCTACGACCATCCGCAAAGCGCGTTCGTCTACGAGTTCCTCGGCGCGGCGAACCGGCTCGACGGCACTGTGAGCGGCAAGGGCTTCGTCGCGCACGGTGCGGCCGGGGCGATCGCCGTCGACGCGGATTTTGCGGGCCCGGCGCGCGCATATGTGCGGCCGCACGATCTTGAGCTCGTCGCGCCTAACGCGCGCGCGGACGGCATCACGGCCGACGTGCGGCGCGTCGTGCCGCTCGGCGGCTCGGTGCGCGTCGAACTCGCCGCGCGCGCGGGCGGCGTGCTCGAAGCGGAGCTCGATCGCAACGCATGGCGCGCGCTCGCGCTCGACGTCGGCGACGCGCTGACGGCCGTTCCGCGCGCGGTGCGCGTGTTCCCGGCGCGCTGAGCGCCCGCGCGCGGATCGATCACGGACGATTTCAAACCAACAAAGACACCGCCTGAGAGGCTACCCATGAACTTTCAACAATTGCGCTTCGTGCGCGAGGCCGTGCGGCAGAACATGAACCTGACGGAAGTCGCGAACGTGCTGTATACGTCGCAGTCGGGGGTTTCGAAGCAGATCAAGGATCTGGAGGATGAGCTCGGCGTCGACATCTTCATCCGCCGCGGCAAGCGTCTCACGGGCCTCACGGAGCCCGGCAAGGCCGTCCATCAGCTGATCGAGCGGATGCTGCTCGACGCGGAGAACCTGCGCCGCGTCGCGCGCCAGTACGCGGACCAGGATAGCGGCCACCTCGTCGTCGCGACGACCCACACGCAGGCGCGCTACGCGCTGCCGAAGGTGATCCGCCAGTTCACCGACGTCTATCCGAAGGTGCATCTCGCGCTGCGCCAGGGCAGCCCGCAGCAGATCGCGCAGATGATCCTGAGCGGCGAGGCGGACATCGGCATCTCGACCGAGGCGCTCGACCGCTATCCGGACATCGTCACGTTCCCGTGCTATTCGTGGCATCACGTCGTCGTCGTGCCGAAGGATCATCCGCTCGTCGGCCGCGAGAGCGTGACGCTCGACGACATCGCCGAGTATCCGATCATCACGTACGACCAGGATTTCACCGGCCGCTCGCACATCGACCAGGCGTTCGCGAACGCGGGCGCGGTGCCGGACGTCGTGTTGACGGCGATCGACGCGGACGTGATCAAGACCTACGTCGAGCTCGGGATGGGGATCGGCGTCGTCGCCGCGATGGCGTACGATGCGCAGCGCGACACAGAGCTCGTCGCGCTCGACACGCAGCACCTGTTCGAGGCGAGCACGACGCGCGTCGGGTTGCGCCGCGGCGCGTTCCTGCGCGCGTACGCGTACCGGCTGATCGAGATGTTCGCGCCGCATCTGTCCGAAGGCGAGATCGCCGGGCAATTGCGGGAAGCGGCCTGAGCCTGGGGCGGGCGCGGGCGGTTGCGGCGGCGATTCGCGCCGTGCGATGTCGTCGCGCTGCGCCGCTCCGCCGCCCGACTTCTCGATTTCCCGACCGCCATGTCCCGATCGCGCACCGCCGGATCGAGGCCCTTGGCCTTCGCGCTGGCCGCGCGCCCGGCCAGCGCAAGTCGAGCACAAGTGAAACGCGTCGCCGCTACCGGCCATTTGACGGATGCCGTCATCGAGCCGCCAGCGCAAACGCGCTCATTCGATGCTCCGATTCCTACCTCAACCGCGCTGCGGGCCGCCCGTCACATGGCTGCCACCGCCGCGCCGCCTGTCGTTTTCTGTCCGCACGTTCTCCGAACAAACCCTTAAACGTCCGAATCGGCGTTGCGTAATACGAAGAAAAAGCTGACGATAGGCGCTCCCGATATGAAGAAAAAGGACCGGGATGCGCAGTTTGCGCGGCCAACCGTACGCAGGCAGTCTCTTCCGACGTATTCCCTTCGTGGCGCAGAGGTTCGAAACGCCCCAGTCGGTTTGGTTTGCGCAAACGTTTGCTCGTCGCCAAAACGACACTCGGTCCGTCCGGGACAACAACCACTGCCAGGAGAGTCGCATGGATGTCAGCCTCCGCCGCCGCGTGCTAGCCGCCGCGGCCGTTTGCGTCGCCGTCGCCGCTGCCGGGCCGTTCTCGGTCGCACGGGCCGAGACCGCGCACAAGCCGAAGGTCGCCCTCGTGATGAAGTCGCTTGCGAACGAGTTCTTCCTCACGATGGAAAACGGCGCGAAGGAGTATCAGAAACACAACGCGAGCCAGTTCGATCTCATCACGAACGGCATCAAGGACGAAACCGACACCGCGAGCCAGATCCGCATCGTCGAGCAGATGATCGTGTCGAAGGTCGACGCGATCGTGCTCGCGCCCGCCGATTCGAAGGCGCTCGTGCCCGTCGTGAAGAAGGCCGTCGACGCGGGGATCATCGTCGTCAACATCGACAATCGGCTCGATCCGGACGTGCTCAAGTCGAAGAGCCTGAACGTGCCGTTCGTCGGCCCGGACAACCGCAAGGGCGCGCGGATGGTCGGCGACTATCTGGCGAAGCGGCTGAAGGCGGGCGACGCGGTCGGCATCGTCGAGGGCGTGCCGACGACGACCAACGCGCAGCAGCGCACCGCGGGCTTCCAGGATGCGATGAAGGCGGGCGGCGCGAAGGTCGTGTCGGTCCAGTCAGGCGAATGGGAGATCGACAAGGGCAATGCGGCCGCGTCCGCGATGCTCAACGAATATCCGAACCTGAAGGCGCTCCTGTGCGGCAACGACAACATGGCGATCGGCGCCGTGTCCGCGGTGCGCGCGGCGGGCCGCCAGGGCAAGGTGTACGTCGTCGGCTACGACAACATCAACGCGATCAAGCCGATGCTGAAGGACGGCCGCGTGCTCGCGACCGCCGACCAGTACGCGGCGAAGCAGGCCGTGTTCGGCATCGATACGGCGTTGAAGGCGCTCGCCGAGCACCGCAAGCAGGCCGACATGACGGGCGTCGTCGCGACCCCGGTCGACCTCGTGACGAAGCCGTAACCCGGTGCGGCGGCGTCCGGCGCGCCGCTCAAGATCGCCGCGAGGCGGCCGTTATCACGTCGGAGCGTGATTCAGGCCGCCTCGCGTCCTCGTCCGCGCGGCTGCGCGGATCGCGTGAACCGCATTTCTTCAGGGCCGCGATGGATTCGATCGACCCAGATTCGACGCCCGATGCGCCGACGCTCGTCGTGACCGGCATCGGCAAGACTTACGCCGAGCCCGTGCTCGCCGACGTGTCGCTGTCGCTGCATCCGGGCGAGGCGCTTGCGCTGACGGGCGAGAACGGCGCGGGCAAGAGCACGCTGTCGAAGATCGTCGCCGGGCTCGTCGCGCCGACGGCCGGCGCGATGCGGCTCGCGGGCGCGCCGTATGCGCCTCGGAGCCGCGCGCACGCGGAGGCGCTCGGCGTGCGGATGGTGATGCAGGAGCTCAACCTCGTCCCGACGCTCACCGTTGCCGAAAACCTGTTTCTCGACCGCCTGCCGCACCGGTTCGGCGTGATCGACCGCCGGCGGCTCGCCGACGACGCGCGCGCGGCGATGGCGCGCGTCGGGCTCGACGCGCTCGATCCGGGCACGCCTGTCGGCGCGCTCGGGATCGGCCATCAGCAGATGGTCGAGATCGCGCGCAGCCTCGCGGGCGACTGCCGCGCGCTGATCCTCGACGAGCCGACCGCGATGCTGACTGCGCGCGAAGTCGAACTGCTGTTCGATCAGATCGCGCGGCTGAAGGGCGAAGGCGTCGCGCTCGTCTACATCTCGCACCGGCTCGAGGAACTCGCGCGGGTCGCGGAGCGGGTCGCCGTGCTTCGCGATGGCCGGCTCGTGCACGTCGACCGGATCGACGCACAGCCGACCGAGCGGCTCGTCGCGCTGATGGCCGGGCGCGAGCTCGCCGAGCAGGCGGTGCACGGCGCGCGCACGCCGGGCGCGCCGCGCCTGAAGGTCGAGCGCCTGTCGCGCGGCGACGCGGTGCGCGACGTGTCGTTCGACGTGCGCGCGGGCGAGATCTTCGGCATTTCCGGGCTGATCGGCGCCGGACGCACCGAGCTCTTGCGGCTCATTTACGGCGCGGATGCGGCCGACGGCGGGACCGTGTCGATCGGCGATCCGCCGCGGCCCGCAGCGATCCGCTCGCCCGCCGACGCGGTGCGTCACGGGATCGCGCTCGTCAGCGAGGACCGCAAGGGCGAAGGGCTGCTGCTGCCGCAGTCGATCGCGGCGAACCTGTCGCTCGGGCAGCTCACGCGCGTCGCGCGCGGCGGGGTCGTCGACGCGCAGCGCGAAAACGCGCTCGCGGTGCGGCGGATCGACGCACTGCGGATTCGCGCGCGCGGCCCGGCGCAGGCGGTGTCGGAGCTGTCGGGCGGCAACCAGCAGAAGGTCGCGATCGGCCGCTGGCTCGGGCGCGACATGAGCGTGCTGCTGTTCGACGAGCCGACCCGCGGGATCGACGTCGGCGCGAAGTTCGACATCTACGCGCTTCTCGACGCGCTCGCGCGAGAAGGCCGCGCGATCGTCGTCGTGTCGAGCGACCTGCGCGAGCTGATGCTGATCTGCGACCGGATCGGCGTGATGTCGGCGGGGCGCATGGACGCCGTATTCGCGCGCGGCGAGTGGACGCAGGATGTGCTCCTCGCCGCGGCATTCGCCGGCTACGCGCGCCGCGACGCGGTATTGCATCCGTTCGACGACAGGCGGCCTGCTGCGTGACCGGGGCGGGCGCGGCAAACCTGGTTCGCGGCCGGCTCACCACTCAATTCACCGAGACAGCAACACACAGGACTTCCACGATGAACGACCGATCCATCGACCGAAACGCCGACGCCCCGTCCGGGCAGGCGGCCGCCGTCGCGGCGAAGCCGGCCGGCATGCGGCTCGGCCTGTCGAACTACGTCGGACTCGCGCTCGCGCTCCTTGCGCTGATCGCGCTTTTCTCGATGCTCAGCGCGCACTTCCTCACGTACGACACGTTCAGCACGATCGCGAACCAGATTCCCGATCTCGTCGTGCTGTCGGTCGGCATGACCTTCGTCCTCATCATCGCGGGGATCGACCTGTCGGTCGGCTCCGTGCTCGCGCTCGCGGCGTCGGTCGTGAGCGTCGCCGCGCTGCGCTGGCAGTGGCCGCCGCTTGCCGCCGCGCTCGCCGGCGTCGCGGCGGCCGCCGCGACGGGCACGTTGACGGGCGCCGTCACGGTCGGCTGGCGGATCCCGTCGTTCATCGTGTCGCTCGGCGTGCTGGAGGCGGCGCGCGGCGTCGCGTACCAACTGACGAATTCGCGCACCGCGTACATCGGCGATGCGTTCGACTTCCTGTCGAATCCGATCGCGCTCGGCATCTCGCCCGCGTTCCTGATCGCGGTCGCGGTCATGATCGCCGCGCAATTCGTGCTCGCGCGCACGGTGTTCGGCCGTTATCTCGTCGGCGTCGGCACGAACGAGGAAGCGGTGCGACTGGCCGGGGTTAACCCGCGCCCGTATAAAATCATCGTTTTCGCGCTGATGGGCGCGCTCGCGGGACTCGCCGCGCTGTTCCAGATCTCCCGGCTCGAAGCCGCCGATCCGAACGCGGGCGCGGGCCTCGAGCTGCAGGTCATCGCGGCCGTCGTGATCGGCGGCACGAGCCTGATGGGCGGTCGCGGCTCGGTTGTCAGCACGTTCTTCGGCGTGTTGATCATCTCGGTGCTCGCGGCGGGTCTCGCGCAGATCGGCGCGAACGAACCGACCAAGCGCATCATCACCGGCGCCGTGATCGTCGTAGCCGTCGTGCTCGACACGTATCGCAGCCGGCGCGCGCGAGGGTAGCAAGAACAACGAACCAGAGAGAAACGGAATGGCGACGATCAAGGATGTGGCGGCCATCGCCGGCGTGTCGTTTACGACGGTGTCGCACGTGGTCAACAATTCGCGGCCCGTGTCGGCCGACGTGCGGGCCAAGGTCGAGCGGGCGATCCGCGAGCTCAACTACGTGCCCTCGGCCGTCGCGCGCTCGCTGAAGGCACGCTCGACGGCCACCATCGGCCTCGTGGTGCCGAACAGCACGAACCCGTATTTCGCCGAGCTCGCGCGTGGTATCGAGGATCAATGCGCGCTGTCCGGCTACTGCGTGTTCCTGTGCAATTCGG harbors:
- a CDS encoding sugar ABC transporter substrate-binding protein, yielding MDVSLRRRVLAAAAVCVAVAAAGPFSVARAETAHKPKVALVMKSLANEFFLTMENGAKEYQKHNASQFDLITNGIKDETDTASQIRIVEQMIVSKVDAIVLAPADSKALVPVVKKAVDAGIIVVNIDNRLDPDVLKSKSLNVPFVGPDNRKGARMVGDYLAKRLKAGDAVGIVEGVPTTTNAQQRTAGFQDAMKAGGAKVVSVQSGEWEIDKGNAAASAMLNEYPNLKALLCGNDNMAIGAVSAVRAAGRQGKVYVVGYDNINAIKPMLKDGRVLATADQYAAKQAVFGIDTALKALAEHRKQADMTGVVATPVDLVTKP
- a CDS encoding DUF2939 domain-containing protein, giving the protein MNSAVRPQRRFLKPVSIVVALVVAAVAIVYAYASPYLALRQMKQAIDARDAQAISTYVDFPALRISLKQQLTDELMRRIDAQKRDNPLAIIGALIGSALVGPLVDAYATPDGVAALMNGLPPRTQSGQRPPELNRPADQAASQAAPVASAASASAGSPGNSVAASSDATPAASKTAAQAAPLPVSGTPSAAASSPSGTSPQTSAAYRRFDEFVVTYRRDDGSARYAAIFRRSGLFGWKLSAVNLHDE
- a CDS encoding sulfate ABC transporter substrate-binding protein; translation: MVKRNTGLAGGIRRLIASLALGATAALGALTPALADTTFLNVSYDPTRELYQDVNQAFGKEWKAKTGETVNFKQSHGGSGAQARSVLDGLQADVVTLALAYDIDALANKGLVNRDWQKRLPDNASPYTSTIVFLVRKGNPKGIKDWDDLTKPGVSIVTPNPKTSGGARWNYLAAWAYAQHKPGGDAQTAKDFVSKLYKNAGVLDSGARGATTSFVQRGIGDVLIAWENEAFLSIKEFGADKFEIVVPSASILAEPPVAVVDKVVDKKGTRRLADAYLNFLYSKEGQEIAARNYYRPRSKDVPATLTKQFPKLKLYTVDDTFGGWTHAQKTHFADGGVFDSIYKPQ
- a CDS encoding sulfate/molybdate ABC transporter ATP-binding protein, with protein sequence MGITVRNLHKRFGDFTALDDVTLDFPAGELVALLGPSGCGKTTLLRVIAGLEHADSGQVVLQGLDVASVGARERQVGFVFQHYALFRHMTVFENVAFGLRVKPRRERPSEAAIREKVHELLSLVQLDWLAQRYPSELSGGQRQRIALARALAVEPKVLLLDEPFGALDAKVRKELRSWLRRLHDDLHISTIFVTHDQEEALEVADRIVVLDHGRVEQVGSPQDVYDHPQSAFVYEFLGAANRLDGTVSGKGFVAHGAAGAIAVDADFAGPARAYVRPHDLELVAPNARADGITADVRRVVPLGGSVRVELAARAGGVLEAELDRNAWRALALDVGDALTAVPRAVRVFPAR
- a CDS encoding sugar ABC transporter ATP-binding protein gives rise to the protein MDSIDPDSTPDAPTLVVTGIGKTYAEPVLADVSLSLHPGEALALTGENGAGKSTLSKIVAGLVAPTAGAMRLAGAPYAPRSRAHAEALGVRMVMQELNLVPTLTVAENLFLDRLPHRFGVIDRRRLADDARAAMARVGLDALDPGTPVGALGIGHQQMVEIARSLAGDCRALILDEPTAMLTAREVELLFDQIARLKGEGVALVYISHRLEELARVAERVAVLRDGRLVHVDRIDAQPTERLVALMAGRELAEQAVHGARTPGAPRLKVERLSRGDAVRDVSFDVRAGEIFGISGLIGAGRTELLRLIYGADAADGGTVSIGDPPRPAAIRSPADAVRHGIALVSEDRKGEGLLLPQSIAANLSLGQLTRVARGGVVDAQRENALAVRRIDALRIRARGPAQAVSELSGGNQQKVAIGRWLGRDMSVLLFDEPTRGIDVGAKFDIYALLDALAREGRAIVVVSSDLRELMLICDRIGVMSAGRMDAVFARGEWTQDVLLAAAFAGYARRDAVLHPFDDRRPAA
- the cysW gene encoding sulfate ABC transporter permease subunit CysW is translated as MSHDVVQTRAAAAPVDPRRAAAADANARARRLDPVSEPRAVRWLLTGTALVFLALFLVVPLAAVFFEALRKGFDFYLESLADPDAWSAIKLTLIVAAIAVPLNLVFGVCASWAIAKFEFKGRALLTTLIDLPFSVSPVISGLVYVLLFGAQGWLGPWLQAHDVQIIFAVPGIVLATIFVTFPFVARELIPLMQAQGSDEEEAARVLGASGWQIFRRVTLPNVKWGLLYGVILCNARAMGEFGAVSVVSGHIRGQTDTMPLHVEILYNEYNFAAAFAVASVLALLALVTLALKLFAERRLSAALADGRDAAPAAHPSAAVTSSIS
- a CDS encoding CysB family HTH-type transcriptional regulator, which codes for MNFQQLRFVREAVRQNMNLTEVANVLYTSQSGVSKQIKDLEDELGVDIFIRRGKRLTGLTEPGKAVHQLIERMLLDAENLRRVARQYADQDSGHLVVATTHTQARYALPKVIRQFTDVYPKVHLALRQGSPQQIAQMILSGEADIGISTEALDRYPDIVTFPCYSWHHVVVVPKDHPLVGRESVTLDDIAEYPIITYDQDFTGRSHIDQAFANAGAVPDVVLTAIDADVIKTYVELGMGIGVVAAMAYDAQRDTELVALDTQHLFEASTTRVGLRRGAFLRAYAYRLIEMFAPHLSEGEIAGQLREAA
- the cysT gene encoding sulfate ABC transporter permease subunit CysT; the encoded protein is MTTFTFRKPSALPGFGVTLGITLAYLSLVVLIPLAATFLKTATLTWDQFVAATTSPRVLASYRLTFSAALGGALVNAVFGFLVAWVLVRYAFPLKRLVDAIVDLPFALPTSVAGISLAAVYAQNGWIGSYLAPLGIKIAFTPFGVLVALTFIGLPFVVRTVQPVLEDFEREQEEAAACLGASRWLTFRRVVLPAVTPALLTGFALAFARALGEYGSVIFIAGNVPMKSEITSLLIITKLEQYDYAGATALAVVMLVVSFVMLLLINTLQWYLQRRTSRGASGPAPAAHAATALGGAR
- the lexA gene encoding transcriptional repressor LexA, which gives rise to MIKLTARQQQVFDLIRRAIERDGFPPTRAEIAAELGFSSPNAAEEHLRALARKGVIELAAGASRGIRLIGVEDSPHQLTLPHAALMQLSLPLVGRVAAGSPILAQEHISQHYACDPALFSSKPDYLLKVRGLSMRDAGILDGDLLAVQKRTEAKNGQIIVARLGDDVTVKRLMRRPGGVELIAENPDYENIFVKAGSAEFALEGVAVGLIRPGEF